The sequence CCATTGATCAGCAACTGAAagccccgccgccgccgccgccaccccaACTGGTATGCAAACGATCTCCATTAAGCGTTAATTTGTAATCCGTAAGGATGTTCGAACAGAAAAAGGATATTTTTGCAGAATCAGCAGAATATGTCTATGCCGCCTAGTCATTCCGGTCCTCCGGCTCCGATTGGCACAGACGTGAATTTCAGTCAACCACCTCCCGGATGGGGTGTACCACCTGGAAACGATCCTCCACCGTTCACAAACGTTCCATTACCAGACTTCTCGAAACCACCGCCGGGATTTGGTCCGCCCCCTGTTATACACGAACCATCCGTTGAAGATTTAATGCCCAGTATGCCTTACTACGAACTTCCTGCTGGTTTGATGGTACCTCTGATTAAATTAGAAGACGCTGAATACAAACCGTTGGATCCAGATGCTATTAGACTACCACCACCGGCTCCACCGAGCGAAAGATTAGTAGCGGCTGTAGAAGCATTCTACGCACCGCCGAATCATGACTCGCCGCGCGACAGGTAACATTCgattaaatctaatttttcaattcattgGTAATATAACGAACGCGCGTTGCAAATCGTCCACGTGTTTGTTTCAGCGATGGATGGGAGAAGTTAGGTTTATACGAGTATTATAAAGCAAAGAATGCTGCACGGAAACGGAAAGAAGAGGACGTCGTAGCCGGTATAAGACAAAAATCGAAATCACCATCGCCGATTTTGAGGCCGAGATCGAAAAGTCCTAGTCCACCAAAGAAACGATATCGAAGTAAATCGAGAAGTAGATCGCGGTCAAGGTCGAGAGGTAGAAGTAGATCCAGATCGCCGGCAACCAATCACAGGCGCAATAGTCGGAATAGCAATCACAACAACAGAAGTAGGAGGAGAAGAAATAGCAACAAAGATCGTAGTCCCGATCGACGATTGGATAGACAGGATCGGAGTCCAACGCCGCCCAGCTTCCTGtaagtaatacaatattattggtaataaataataaattaatagtaataaatgtataaaattcgcaagTTAGTGATTAGTGTTTAGCTCGTTGATCGAATCGGGAAATTGATTTCGGAATACCTCGTTTCAGTGGATCAACTTACAGTAAAGCTCCTCAAGAAATTGGTATAGACGAAAGTAACAAAGGACATCAGTTGCTCAAGAAAATGGGTTGGAGTGGTGCAGGGCTTGGTGCCAATGAACAGGGTATCGAAGCTCCTATTTCAGGAGGTGAAATTAGAGATAAAAATGATCAGTATAAGGGCGTCGGTATTAATCTCAACGATCCATAcgagaattttagaaaaagtaAAGGCCAAGCATTTATAACTAGAATGAAAGCGAGGGCGGAAGAACGTGCCGAAGAAAGAGGTGAACGGGACTGAATATAATCAagtaaaattatcaaattctCTATAATCGTTTTGATGACAGATATAATTATCGCGTACAGTGTATATCAGCGTGGTTACATGATCGGCATGATTCTCGAGCGGTCGATCCTGTTATTCTATTGTGAAAAGACCCGCGCTTTAGACCGTGaggattaattttaaagcaaCTGTATATTCGATTATTactgaatgaatttttataccaatttcGCGCCTAATTGCAAAAATGGTacatagttattatttatcaatgaaaTTGCCAAAGTATGCATGCGCGTGTTATGTAGTTTTATGTTTTTGAACGTAACaacgatcaattattttatgatatttgaaaaataagagtgtatgtatatacacgtatatatatCTTCTCGATAGTGTGTCGATCATGCGCGGAGACAAATCTTTTATCTGTATATTCCGGCTCGAGGAAGATTCCACGATCGCGAAATGAGTTATGAAAAAAaggacaattatttataatgaaattgatcgcttgtctatttataaatacgaCAAGGGTCACCTTGCGATCCAAGAGTGCACCACGGAGTGATTGTTTACTAAATCGACTTGTATCGTGCATGGtgcgaaacaaaagaaaagaacaattttatacaccTTCTGTACATTATGTACAAAGATCTTCGGCAAGGTTAccgctaaataataataataataataataatagatgaAATCATTATACAAGATGATCAATATTAACTTTAATCATACCAAGAGGACCGATTAATCATGTTTTAAACAAAGTGTCATCTAAGGAATCAAAGTCGACCAATTGCGCAGTTTATCGTCCATCACGAACTTGAACATACGCTTACATTTTACTTGTATCCATCATTATGTCATACTAAAGTTCGTTATTCTCTTATTTCGAACGATAAACTAATTCATTGAACGTTAATCAAGCGATCCTACCCTGTCGTTGTACGGAAATAAGAGAACACATCGTGCGCAAACATTGTTTGCACGTGAGAGATACGGAACTAAAAAGGAAACAGTAATTGTatctagtaaattaataaatgattatattgGATACATAAGAGTAACCCGGTGAACGAAAGAGCTCAGTGTCCGACCCGATAAGAGACGAGcaagagaaattaaatggCGCGAGGAACGCGCGACTAATTAGATTAGCCACGACTCGATCGCGTGCACAAAGCACGCTGGAAACTCCGTTGAACTTCCAGCGCGAAGCAGAAAACTCaaggaaaatgaatttaattggATTTCGGATATCTCGGAATAATAGGATttctttcgattatttttctacatCACGCCTTATCGTTGGCCGTATGACGCGCGCGTACGCGAATCGCGCCAGAATGAAAAAAGGTCTTGGTAACTGGCTAAGAACGGCGCGACGTCCGACGATATTGCTAATCGTCGGTTGCCTTCTTGAACTCCCCCAGCAGCAGTCGATATCGAAACCGAATAAATCCAACAGCGAACCGGTTTCGCAGCGATAACAGCCAGAATGCTCGCTTGGTGGCGTCAACAAAGCTGCGGACTGGTGTGCGAGTTCTTACAGGTATCTCCGGCAAGGTCGACGAAGCTCCGATATTCTTTTTACATCAcgtgatatttttcattcgcgcGCCCGCACGAGAATCTTCCACGAAACAAATACTGTTAGTATTTTTTCAGACCACGGCGGAGGAGATGCCCCTCGGGTCTATTTCTTGCAGGTTTCGATCTTGGGCCGGACTATTTTACTCGTGCCCTTTTTTGCGAGCACAGAATGCAGCTTGTTCGTTAATAACGATTCTTTCAAACGTACCCAAAGATAAGTGATTTTTAATTCAGTTCGTTACGATCGTGACTCCGCAGTATCTGCTATTCTTCGTAGGAGACAGCTTTATCTGCGACAAAGGTCATCGATAGGGAATAGCGCTGATACTTTGCCGTGCCATAAAGGCGAGTAGCTTTTTCTACGCCATGCACGTAGAACGAGTCCATCTCTCGTCTCGAGACGCAATCGTGTCAACGCACTGTATCCGATGCAAGTGGACGATTTAACAGGGAACTTAGCAACGAGGAGACACGGTTGCAATCGGGTAGCAACGGCCAGTGAACTTGTCGGAAGACTGGCGACACCGCGTCGACACCAGGACCAATCTCGAATGCGACGATTCAAAGTTTGTGCGCCCTTTGGTTGATCCCGTTCCGCGTATCTCCGATCAGAAGACGACCGTATTTTCAAGAGCCGTCTGCCGTTCATGGGAAACAATATTACGTACGTGCGTGCGTGCACGAACTTGGCAGGCTGGTGCATCACGTTTGAGCAAAACGTGACACCAGAGTGGAGAAGCACGCGAAGATAAAGAGCAGATTACGTTCACGATTTGGCACCGGCACGAACACATCGAACATACGCGCTGCTTGAAAACATCACTTTTAGAACATAGCGTTTGAGTTTCCAAGAGTATTCTTGGAAGGGAGTGTCGTTTATTGAAACCAGGGCATCGAATATGTAACTACTGTTTCTACTTTACCGTGTAAATTATGCATCGCGAACGAATATTCAAAATTCGTTTCATAGAAAAAATTTGGAGGTGTCGAAAGGGCTGACAAACACCCGTTAGCGTTGCATACGTTGGATACGAAGAGTTAGACGGACGTCGAATTTTTGGTCAATGCCGAAGGAGACCGCAGTCCTTTCCTGCCAGCTAGAAGTAGCAAGCGTCGTGTATCATTTTACCCTTGTTTGTCAAGATTTTTCACGGACGATGTCAAATTAGAACGACTCGCACTCGACTCTCCTTGTTACGTTCGTAGATCCTTATAAAGACACGCGGCGATCTTGTCGATCAGTTACGACATGCCGCGACATTCTATAATGTTGTGCGGACTCAATGGAAAAACAGTTCTCGAGCGTATAGGTATCGAGGATGAAAAAAAAGGGACAGTGGGAGCTGTAAATTAGCGCTTCGGAGGAGAACGCTTAACCGTTACAAGGAgaacaattcaattttccattCATCAGTTTATCGATTTCAGGCGAACAAGCCACCACCTTTCGAAAGCCTACTGTAAATCACGCTCTGTCGCAGGTGACCTCATAATCGTCACGCGGTAACCGGATCTTGCACTCGGGACGCGTATTCGGACCGGAAGTGGACCTGTGGGCGACAGCTTTAAATAGTGGCTCGCTATGGCGATTCCCATGTACGTAGGCGTCGATAACGAAAATCCATGGTCGCTATCGGAAGCATTTTCTGGGCGGTCTATTTTTAACTCGCGATAACGGAGGATTTACATCCCGTCTGATTTACAACACCGACGTAGATACAGTGTTCATCAAAACGGAGGAGTGCAGAAATTGTTCGCGCCACCAGGAAACAACATCCAACTCTGAAATTATAGTAGAGTGCGAGGACCAACCGGTGAAAGCAGATGCTCGATTTCTCTGCGAACGAAGGACCGCGATGTGGCAAGAAGCGAGATTAGCAAAGCCTCGAACGTTTCCAATCAGCCTTGCCAGTGGGGTCGGCGGCAGGATCGAAGCGGAATCGCGGCCTACGGTGTCGCGAGGAGTCGTTACACCTGGCTGTGCCAGTGGAAGGTCTTCGAGCAGGTTCTCGCCCTTTCCTCCCTCGTGTTCTCTTTCTGCCGCGAGGACGCAAACGTTGCACGCAAAGGGATGCCACGGCGGCCCAGCGAAGGCAGCACCGGCCACATAcctgcgcggcggcggccaacGCGCGAACAGAGAAAACGAGTTAGCTCCGACTCGTGAACTAGAGAGAAACGTGGCGCACTGGCGGGACCTGCGGTGGGAGAGCGGCGACCAACGGACAGAAAGGAACGACGAGGATCGGGCACGGGTGTTtaagaaagagggaaagacaGCACCGCGTTACATTCAACGTGATTGAGAGAAGGGCACGCCTCGGCCGTCGCCGAGTCACGCGCTCGACCACGCGTTTACTCTTACCGACACGTGCATGCAATGTGTCCGCCGACCGCCGCGCTGGACAGAACAGAAACTGGTTATTTTGCGCCACGGTGTGCAATGACATCTCTCCTGAGCGTTGCTCCGTTATGGATGTCGGATCACGAACGACGAACGAGACACAACGTTCAGCTGTATCAGCACGATGTGCAATCGTGCTTTGAAAATCGCAACGTTTTTACGCGTTTCTGTTTCGATAATGCAACCCAGATTGTGTAATACAGCCTCTTTTACTCTGTATCGACTAAATCGAAGGTAAAAGGTAAATCTCGCCTAATCGTCCAACAGAAATTCATTATCGGGTTGCTTTTACTCGTTTGCAGATACTTGCGCGGAttcttatgcaaaataaaaatttcctgcAGCAACGCGATTGCGGAGAACAAGAATTGGAAACAATTCAGTAGTATCTTCTTTTAGTTCCCAGTGATTTCCTAGCTCAATAGCTCTCGTAGAACCAATTTCTAGCAGGATCGTATTTTCTCCGATGGTTTAGACCGATGGCCGTTGATTCGTAACAAGGGAACTGAAAATAGAGCGTGCGATAGGGTAACGCAACACCACCAGTCGACTACACCCGAGCaatgaaaaggaaagaaatccCGTTCGTGGGATTTTCAGGTTCAAGTACGTCGCTTCTTGGGAACGCGGGGACCTATCGAGGATTTCTTATCCACAGGATCCCAGAGCTATCCAGGGCTAGAAGGGAACACCGTTACGACTATAATTATGCTCGAAGCGAGCGAATGTTCTAATTCGCCAAGGACAAACGAGCGGACATTTCTGCGAGACGCGATTTTCAGGCAATAATCGAGGGGAAGCACCTCGATGCACCGCGATGCAATCACCATGACGTAATTGCTTTCACGTGCCCTCTCCCGACCCTTGTGTAACTTTTTTCCTCTCTGTTCTAAAACCGCGGCGGGCACATCAATTTCACTTTGTCGCGTCTTCGCTAATTCACGACAACGTCCGCCGGTTTTACATAACGCCGGTTGCGCGATCGCTGGagaaaaatttcgataaaacaCCAACAAAGTGGCATATCGAACGACAGCTCCTTGCACTTCCCCCTTAACGATTCGTTTGGAACGCGACGATACCTAGTCGTTTTTACCATAAATCTAATAGTACAGATCGTAAGAAGATAGAGAGGGGGGCGTGAAAATGTCTAAACTCAAGTTATGCTACCGAAATAATCGAATGTGGAAATTTATCGACTGCACGTGCGTCCGAATTTCGAAGTGGAACGAGTAAGTCATGATCAGACACGCCAGCCGATGCACATTTAATATCTGCGCGTAAAGCGGTATTTCGGGATGGATACGGTTCGTTGAGATAACTCCGCAGATCCATCgaacgtttattattttgtatcgcGGTATCTAATAATACGCGGGTGAAAACGAAAACTCGTCAACGTCGCTGTATCCTGTGGAGTCGTCGATGTCTATCTATCCACGACAGTCGTTCGTCTCAAGTCGTCGCGTGGGCTCGAGGTACCACGGTCGCCGCTCGAAGAACGCATAATTGAGTTCAGATTCTCGAAGAGGAGTTCGCGGAATGTTTTAGAAAGAATATTCAAACAGTTATTTCTCGCGATGGAATCTGAAATCAAAGGTTAAAGCTCTCTCCGTCCGCGATAACGAGACGGTGACACCTTATCGGGCTCAGCTGCCTCCAGCGGGCAGAAGAAGCGCCGAAATATCGACGTCTCGATGTAATTCAATCGACGAATATTAGCCCCAATAATTTTGCTCGAGGCGGGGCTCGAGCGAGGCACGAACGAGGCGATTAAACGCGACACGATGCACGTAATGGTGTACCAGATCGAGAATAACTCCAAGTTGCCACAGATCGCGTTTATTTTCTCCTGAGCCGTGCAGAAAATAACGACACCTATTTTCGAGTCGGTCGCGTTGCACGCGTACTCGTGCATACGTCAAGTTCGTAGACGTTTTACGAGACCATTCTACTTCGGCGGCTCGAAAAAGTCCTGAATTGTATTTTTCGATAACATCTCGACACTGTAAACGCGTTCTGCTCGGCGAGGACAGATTACTCGCTATTCCGCATAATACTTGTATAGTTTCCGAAAGTAGAGCTTGTCAAACTTTTAGTTTTAAATGACCAGAAACAAGAATGAAATTCCAGAATTTGTTGTCGAAGCGTTTTGCCaatttcgaatataaattacttatttttgtcCATGCGATAGCGATAAACGATATCGACTAAGAACGTTCTCCGTTTTTTGGTTGCAATTTAGCCTGCGGCCTGGGATCACTGTCTCACAGTGAGATATGATTTTTGAACACGCATTTAACGCTGCGAGATAAATgcaagaatgaaataaaacgtgTTCTGTAACCGTATTTCTACGTAGAAACAgttcttatattttatcgttacAATAAATCACATATGAAGATTCATCTCGATTTTTACCAACTTTCTATTGGGTTgttgcaaaagtaatttcgtaAGCTGTTCATTTGGAAAGCCGAGATTACTTTTACTCAATCCCGATGCGCTACACCCGAAAgcaattatagtatttattattcgagaCCGCGCGAcaattgcaaattaatatGGACCCAATTGGTAACATAatcgttcgaaattattatttatctcgcACGAGTACGCTCTATTTGTGGGCCTGTAATTTCTCGCAATTAGAATTCAGCTGTCCGCTGACAAACCACCTTTTACATAATCGTCGACACTTATACTTTCTAGTCCGTCTGCGGATTTCAgcgttataaaaatgtttcgcaatCGGTAAATCCTGTCAACAAAAAAACGCATCGTTAGCTGCATTCTTTCCATACGACAGCCATAATTTCTTTTCAGCTCCGAGTCGGTCGCATAATCAGCCTTTAAACGTAATCGGTTGCGCAGTGTCCGGTCGTGTGCAACTGAAACGAAATCGAAATTCCATCGGTGACCTGCAGAACTAGAAAAGCCATCGGTATCGTCTAGAACCGGTGTGTCATGACGAGGAAAGGGTTCGATTAATTCTGCCATTTGATCGGCAAAGCGACGCGGCGGCTTCtctacttttattattccCCGCGATTAATAATCTACATCTGCAATGCAGTCGTGCAACGACCTACTAAACCTTGTAAAGGTTTACTCTTCTTTAATCGCCGCTGCCGcgtctattatttaaaatggccAGCTATTGTCAAGTGGCGCGCATTCCGAATCGCTATAGAGCAGCGACGAGTCGGTTTCAAAGcctgtaaatatttcatctcGTAATTTGCGATCAAAACTACGTACGACCTCTCGTGGAAACTTTTTTTACAGTTTCTGCATCTAAATAAATCTTCCGATAGTTGGGAAAACTTCGTTGTCGTTTGATCGTTGATAATACTCTACCATCTTTCGTCCAAAGTTTCTTTGAAGATGGAAGCTATTTAAAATCCGAAACTATGCGTTATACACGCACACGCATATAGAAGTCGCTTACACCTCACGTATCACAGCTATATTGCGATAATATTCCACATCACATTATATCGCATCGCTTTGATTGCACCATATTTTGACAGCACCATCGATCGATAAGAAATATCAACATTTGCATAACTTTTTAAGCACCGCTTCTAGAAATTATCGGCCGGTGATGTACATTGCTAGACTAGTTGAAGAATCCTTTACATCTTTCGCTATGTTTTTCATGtatttttcaactaatttcATCTTTTCTGTCTTATATCCTAACAGCTGTACACAAGAATATCTACAAGGACCCGGAAGTGGTCTCCATAAAACACGCCCCTCCAATGCACGACGGTAACGACGGTTAAACAACGTCGTCGAATACAACAACCCGGATCGGAAACAACCTTAAACAAACGTAGAATCGAATGGTAGAAATCCGTGACCTACATCGAACCAGAAGATACAAGTTTCAACAAGCACGCTCCGATAACCCAATTCCCATCGCGCAAGCTAGCCctagaattaattgaaagtgCGTCGCAGCTGTTTTTGATGCTGactaattaacacgttcgcgaaTATTAAACGTCCGAATAAGCTGAAAAAGTGAAAGCAACTGCAATATTCAAATTCTGATTAGCGATATAGCTTTGCTGTCATCGTGCAGTTGCAGACGCCTCCTTCGCCGATGAAACAAGGCGGGGACTATCATTCTCTCGCGTGTCTGTGTCGCGACGAAGTCTGAATACTTGTCGCGTCTGCGGCCGTATGTCCTAAGTAAGGGTGGATCGTGTCCAATGATTGGACATCAATTTGTACGCAGGATATTTCGTACGGataaagtattatactatGTGGGGTTGCCCAGAAATCCTTGGTGTCCATATATTGTCTTGCTAGTCTCATGAGCGACTCCTAGCAGAAATTGTTCCCTTAATCGTCCAATCACTGGGACATTTACCTTATTCCGTTTGGATAGAGCCGGGAggaagataaagagagaagtCGTGGCGCGTTACATAGGACCCGTGATCGAGAATGGTCGAGACAAAGCGGAGGAAAATAAAAGGCAGACAGAGACGGTCGGTAGTCTCTGATGGCAGGGGCGCAGtcggcgcgacgcggagcCGAGCGGTTTGGAGCTGCgcggcgaggagaggagaggagaggagagacggaGGCGAGCGCGTGACAGGACACGTGACCAGGAGCACACGGTGCTCGCGTGACCGGCCCTGTGACGTCACGCGCACGTGTCACATAGCGTGGTAGCTGCCCGTTCCACTCCTCCCGGAGCTTGCGTATCCAACGAACGAACGTTCCTCACCTTCCGTACCCCTCCACGCGTTCACCACTCCGCGTCCTGGTCAGTAACGTCTCAAGACCCCGCTTCACCCCCCTCGTCGCAGACTTTCACCTGGAAAGTCATCATTTTTCTACCCTCCCCCGGCCCCTCCAGTACCgtctcgccgccgcgccgacggTTTCGTCGCGACCACCGGATTTGCATCATCATGCGGAATCGTTACGTGACCCGACGGCGATCCTCCTAGTCGAGGAAGGAAGAACATCGCTGGTTTCACCTGAGCgcaccgtcgccgtcgtcgtcgccgtcgtcgaatCGCACCGGGTACTGGAGAAATGGAAGGGTGAAAGCGTAGTTGGCTCGTACCCGTCGGCACCGTGTAACGTAACCGGGAGACATCGTGCTCGATAACTGCGAAAATCGGGGCTCCGTATCTGGCGCCGTTATCCTCGCGGTAACCGTTCGTCTCTGGATTCCTGAGATTCTTGAATGATATATTACTGTACGCGTATTTAGATCGTAAACGGCGCGTTTGTTTGCACGAATGAATCGAGTGACAGTTTGttttttatctaatatatcgcgtgtatacataatatatacgGCGTCGCCGGCTCGACGCTCTTAATTATGTACCGTCACCGATTTAGAAGTTTCATCGGCACTTTACTTTTACGCAGCATCGCCGTTCCGACGACAAGCGACTCTCGCGTTCCCTCGCCAGTTAAGTAATCCGTCGATTCTTTTTCCGACGGAGCAACCAACGGGGGTGGGAACGCGCGTCCCGGGTTAATCGGGAAGCAAAGATCAACGTTGATGCTACCCGATAAAATCTGATGTACcttgtttttgtttttgtttgcCGCAAAGCGTTTAATTCGAGATCGCTATCTGTGCGTAATATTATCGGAACACGATGCATCGGGAATGGAGCGTCTTATCATTGGTTCAACTCACCGTTTCGGTGTATCGCCGCTTGAAAATGCCACCGATTACCGGATGGAGTCGAGCGGGTCCGTGATCATTGCCTCACGAAACAATACGGCGATGGCGTTGGTTGTTTCGGCGAAGGCGAAAGTCTAACTTTGACAATGGTACCCCGCTACGATGGTATCGACGGTCGACGGGAAACGAGATAACCGTCGGGATAGGGCCTTGAGGTTAGGTGGCTCTAGAGTCGATTGCTCCGCACCTGAGACGCCTGCGGATTGCTCCCACCAGTGGTCTGCATGCCACACCGCGGCCCATCGCGAGAATTGAACAAGACCGCGTATTATACGCGTAGTGTAACCTGCCAAGGGAACGACGCACGCTTAAACGCGTCGCGACACCAACTGTTTTCGAATCAtccactttatttttatcgtgcGGAATCCTTCCCACGAATCCGTAGAGAACCGTCGATCGAAATAAGCGGGaaagacagagggagagagagagagagatacataGACGCGTTCTCAATCGATCAAATTTTCCTGCGACTGTTGCGATCGCTGATCCAGACAACTTCAGCgccgtgaaatttttgaaataagtCGCGCACTTTGCCGCGGGCAACGCGAATAACGGACACGATGATGCGCGAGTGAATGCGCGGCGGCATGTTCAATTTTTACGCCCCTGCCGGTTAGTATATCGTGGAATTTCACGGTCGGCGAGTCAACGGCCTTATCGCGGAGCGTTTTAGGTCTCGAGATCGAACAGAAGTTTTTCCCGTCGGTATCGCGCACGGATCGATTTTCATCGGAGAGCCAGCCGCGGAATCGGATTACAAATTACTGCATAATTTACAGAGATAGCCGACGATAATTTACGGAAAGACGAAATCGCGACGGGAAACaggaaggaagagaaagaagaaaagaagagggCGCCAGCACAGATATATCGGCGAGTGTGACTGGACGGAAAGACGTGGGCGATTCCCAAGTACCGGCCTCTTGGTCCGTCGGGTCGTTAGGCGTGTGTCAGTGAGTATGCGGAGGCGAACCTAACCTACTCGTCGAGTGCGTACTATCGATCAAGGAGTCATCGTTTTTAAGAAAGGCCCGACTCTCTTCTTCTCGGTACTATGCACGCATGATCCAGAGACCAGTGAAAATACCGgatttacattaataatcCTCCCGCTCCAGTACACCGCGAGGCGATCGGGTTGCGACGGCCGCGAGTTCGAGAAAGTTAGTGCCGAAATCTTCGTCGTGCCGACGGAAGGTCCAAGGGGtcctcaaaaaaaaaaatacccaACGACTGATAAAATCGGAAGTGATCGTGTCGCGTGTTGGTAGTGATTCTATGCTTCAAGATGATGGAGACACAGAATTATTGGGAGGACAACTCCGCTCATTCGATGCAAGTGAAATACGAGAGGTGAGTACCTACGAAACGtttatgaatattcaataCGTTCGTTGTTATTCTTttcgaacgatatttattcataCTCTCGGAgcatgaatataaaaatcctTTCTGCGATATACGATGCACGTGTCTGTAATTATCGATCGTTGAGGGATAATTACGTGTAATCGGGCCGTCGCGCGCGACATCAAATTCTTTGCCGACGACCCGGTGCGGCGATTTTAGGAAACGTAAATGTGTCAACCGATTTTACAAATGCCTCTTCAGCTGCTCGACAACGACGTAGTAACAAACTCGGGTActaaaattttcatcgcgcgtgcttcgaatatttcaaaattaaaggAACTTCCAAAGTTAAAACTAAGCCGTGAATGGAGATATTTTAGGTACATATATCGGTCTCCATAAGACTAACGCGGCTGGCGTGTTCGGCCACGTGCTGGTAATCGATTTGTGGATCGAACGCACGTTCGAGGATCCCGGTGTAGAAAATCAGCGAGACCGGGTAATTGTCCCAGGAGCGTAACTTCATAATCGCCTATTACGTTATGTTGTTACACGTGGAGAATGGCCGCAATAAAATCGAGATCGTTACCGTGAAAGAGCGAGCCgcatttattggaataatggGGGCTACCGATCTCGACTGTTATCGGCTGTTATCGGCCGGTATGTCACGAGGAGCGCAGTTTTTTTTCAAGGAACGAGTGGCACGAGCCTCTCGCCGCATTTGTATTCGTCGCTTCTATTGTCGACGGAGGCGATTCTTACACGCATTAGTTATTCGTTCGGATGCTGAGGAACGAACGAGAGCGACGAGTGACATTCGCGGGACTGG comes from Augochlora pura isolate Apur16 chromosome 1, APUR_v2.2.1, whole genome shotgun sequence and encodes:
- the Scaf6 gene encoding SR-related CTD associated factor 6 isoform X2; translation: MGGVNPPIAGVTQPVNIGGPPGWLQNELANLQSQQTTLQEQVRQSEQNLAAQHAALMAQQQGRVEDAVRQAQETALQNSAQSTSTDLAAFDAVLQPIIDSCTKDSISAGKAWILQNSVTPQSNQVVADHLLKKVIQATNFSHKLHIIYLVNDVLHHCARKKSMDLRKAMESVVVPMFCNTSLAASEEQLNKLNKLLSLWESKNNYFDEGIIDKLKQPSASWSEYQANLVAQHATAITPITTSTKQTFDNYQAQHQAFVTHALRQIQNIEQQKIAIDQQLKAPPPPPPPQLNQQNMSMPPSHSGPPAPIGTDVNFSQPPPGWGVPPGNDPPPFTNVPLPDFSKPPPGFGPPPVIHEPSVEDLMPSMPYYELPAGLMVPLIKLEDAEYKPLDPDAIRLPPPAPPSERLVAAVEAFYAPPNHDSPRDSDGWEKLGLYEYYKAKNAARKRKEEDVVAGIRQKSKSPSPILRPRSKSPSPPKKRYRSKSRSRSRSRSRGRSRSRSPATNHRRNSRNSNHNNRSRRRRNSNKDRSPDRRLDRQDRSPTPPSFLGSTYSKAPQEIGIDESNKGHQLLKKMGWSGAGLGANEQGIEAPISGGEIRDKNDQYKGVGINLNDPYENFRKSKGQAFITRMKARAEERAEERGERD